From Tripterygium wilfordii isolate XIE 37 chromosome 13, ASM1340144v1, whole genome shotgun sequence, the proteins below share one genomic window:
- the LOC120012463 gene encoding uncharacterized protein LOC120012463 — protein sequence MTAPLTDCMCTGKFVWTEEANRVFMLIKELLTIAPILVLPDFTIPFELHCDASKIGIGAVLTLKHLNSQDKLSSRHAWWAAYIQQFSFVLKHKSGHLNKVEDALSRRITLVTTLRTSVLGFELLKDLLPTDPYFGTILRELSTRSGSYFILHEGYLFKGTRLCVPEISLRLQIIRVLRSEGHVGHDKTLNLVAFVTTQKWAT from the exons ATGACAGCCCCTCTCACGGATTGTATGTGTACTGGCAAATTTGTGTGGACTGAGGAAGCTAACCGGGTCTTTATGTTGATCAAAGAGTTGTTGACCATAGCTCCTATCTTAGTACTTCCCGATTTTACAATCCCTTTTGAATTACACTGTGATGCGTCCAAGATTGGCATTGGAGCTGTACTTA CCTTGAAGCATTTGAACAGCCAAGATAAATTATCTTCAAGGCATGCTTGGTGGGCAGCATACATACAACAATTCTCTTTTGTCCTTAAGCACAAATCCGGTCATTTGAATAAGGTGGAGGATGCTCTTAGCCGACGGATTACTTTAGTGACAACATTGCGTACAAGTGTCCTGGGTTTCGAGTTGCTTAAGGATCTGCTTCCTACGGATCCTTATTTTGGTACTATATTGCGTGAGTTGAGCACCCGGTCTGGATCATATTTTATCTTGCATGAAGGCTATCTGTTCAAGGGGACTCGATTGTGTGTGCCAGAGATTAGTCTTCGACTCCAGATCATCCGGGTATTGCGCAGCGAGGGTCACGTGGGTCATGACAAGACCTTGAACTTGGTGGCCTTTGTCACGACCCAAAAGTGGGCCACGTGA